One Streptomyces sp. NBC_01237 genomic region harbors:
- a CDS encoding S9 family peptidase: MTTEPNVSTTPNVSTAPYGTWPSPIDAALAASHDGRPDHVGTVGEEVWWTEPRPAEGGRRALVRRRADGTTAAVLPAPWNTRSRVIEYGGQPWAGTERTEGGPLVVFVHFTDQRLYAYAPDGPDEPWPLTPVSDIGGGLRWVDPELHLGRGARGEVWCVLEEFTGEAPTDVRRVVAAVPLDGSAADDRTAVRELSDDRHRFVTGPRLSHDGRRAAWIAWDHPRMPWDGTVVMLAEVSEEGTFTGVRPLVGDIDESVCQIEWDRDGTLLFVSDLGDWWELQRIRPDAPAGGALPTSRLCSGRGEEFGGALWKIGLRWFRPLDNGLIAVIHGRGTTRLGVLDPETGELADVPGPWTAWADTLAVRGSRVIGVAASPRSGAEVVELDTATGHTRIIGVPHRDAVDPAYYPEPRDRTFTGPDGREIHAHIYPPHSPDRGGPEGELPPYVVWAHGGPTGHAPLVLDLEIAYFTSRGIGVAEVNYGGSTGYGRRYRERLRGQWGVVDVEDCAAVAEALAAEGSADRDRLAIRGGSAGGWTTAASLTSTGLYACGTISYPILDLAGWATDETHDFESRYLESLVGPFAEVPERYRERSPMHRTDRLTTPFLLLQGLDDVICPPAQCERFLAAVEGRGIAHAYIAFEGESHGFRRADTMVRALEAELSLYAQTFGIDRPDVPRLELRK, encoded by the coding sequence GTGACCACAGAGCCGAACGTGTCCACCACGCCCAACGTTTCCACAGCGCCGTACGGAACCTGGCCCTCACCGATCGACGCGGCACTCGCCGCCTCGCACGACGGACGCCCGGACCACGTCGGCACCGTCGGCGAGGAAGTGTGGTGGACCGAGCCGCGCCCGGCCGAGGGCGGTCGGCGGGCGCTGGTGCGCCGGCGCGCGGACGGCACCACCGCAGCCGTGCTGCCCGCACCGTGGAACACCCGCAGCCGGGTCATCGAGTACGGCGGGCAGCCCTGGGCAGGCACCGAACGCACCGAGGGCGGCCCGCTCGTCGTCTTCGTCCACTTCACCGACCAGCGGCTCTACGCCTACGCCCCCGACGGCCCCGACGAACCCTGGCCGCTCACTCCGGTGTCGGACATCGGCGGCGGACTGCGCTGGGTGGACCCGGAGCTGCACCTCGGCCGGGGTGCCCGGGGCGAAGTCTGGTGTGTCCTGGAGGAGTTCACCGGCGAGGCACCGACCGATGTGCGCCGGGTCGTCGCCGCCGTGCCGCTGGACGGCTCGGCCGCCGACGACCGCACGGCCGTACGCGAACTCTCCGACGACCGGCACCGGTTCGTCACGGGGCCGCGGCTCTCGCACGACGGGCGGCGGGCCGCCTGGATCGCCTGGGACCACCCGCGGATGCCCTGGGACGGCACGGTGGTGATGCTGGCCGAGGTCAGCGAGGAGGGCACCTTCACCGGCGTACGCCCGCTCGTCGGCGACATCGACGAGTCCGTCTGCCAGATCGAGTGGGACCGGGACGGCACCCTGCTGTTCGTCTCGGACCTCGGCGACTGGTGGGAACTCCAGCGCATCCGGCCCGACGCCCCGGCGGGCGGGGCCCTCCCCACCAGCCGGCTCTGCTCCGGCCGGGGCGAGGAGTTCGGCGGAGCGCTGTGGAAGATCGGGCTGCGCTGGTTCCGGCCGCTGGACAACGGACTGATCGCCGTCATCCACGGCAGGGGCACCACCCGGCTCGGCGTGCTCGACCCGGAGACCGGGGAACTCGCCGATGTGCCGGGACCCTGGACGGCCTGGGCCGACACGCTCGCCGTACGGGGCAGCAGGGTCATCGGCGTCGCCGCGAGCCCGCGCAGCGGTGCCGAGGTGGTGGAGCTGGACACCGCGACCGGACACACCCGGATCATCGGCGTACCCCACCGCGACGCGGTCGATCCCGCGTACTACCCCGAACCCCGCGACCGCACCTTCACCGGTCCCGACGGCCGTGAGATCCACGCCCACATCTACCCGCCGCACAGCCCCGACCGCGGCGGGCCCGAGGGGGAGCTCCCGCCGTACGTGGTCTGGGCGCACGGCGGCCCGACCGGCCACGCGCCGCTCGTCCTCGACCTGGAGATCGCCTACTTCACCTCGCGCGGCATCGGTGTCGCCGAGGTCAACTACGGCGGCTCCACCGGCTACGGCCGCCGTTACCGCGAGCGGCTGCGCGGCCAGTGGGGCGTCGTCGACGTGGAGGACTGCGCCGCCGTCGCCGAGGCGCTGGCCGCCGAGGGCTCGGCCGACCGGGACCGCCTCGCGATCAGGGGCGGCAGCGCGGGCGGCTGGACCACCGCCGCCTCGCTGACCTCCACCGGCCTCTACGCCTGCGGGACGATCAGCTACCCCATCCTGGACCTCGCGGGCTGGGCCACCGACGAGACCCACGACTTCGAGTCGCGGTATCTGGAATCGCTCGTCGGACCGTTCGCCGAGGTGCCGGAGCGCTACCGCGAGCGTTCGCCGATGCACCGCACCGACCGCCTCACCACACCGTTCCTGCTGCTCCAGGGGCTCGACGACGTGATCTGCCCGCCCGCACAGTGCGAGCGGTTCCTCGCGGCCGTCGAGGGCCGCGGCATCGCGCACGCGTACATCGCCTTCGAGGGGGAGAGCCATGGGTTCCGGCGCGCGGACACCATGGTCCGCGCGCTGGAGGCCGAACTCTCCCTCTACGCCCAGACGTTCGGCATCGACCGCCCCGACGTCCCGCGGCTGGAGCTGAGGAAGTGA